The Halobaculum magnesiiphilum genome contains the following window.
ACTAGCGGAGATGAACGTCGCCGGAATCGTCAACCGAAGTGCCGGCTCGTAGAGCCCCACGGCGGAACTCCCAACGATGGCGTAGAGCAACAGTACGTCGAGACGCGAGTACATGTTCTGCAGGAGGCCGTTCGGAACGTTCCAGCGGGCAAACTCGTAGGTGCGCGACACCGTCTCCCGTGAAGGAATCGCGGGCCGGAGACGCAAGAGAAGGTAGACGACGACGGCTGTCGCCGCGGTCGCCGCGACGAAACCGATGAGGAGACCGAGCACGTGCCAGCCGAGCCACAGCAGCACCACCTGCGCGGCGAGGGTGAGCAGGCTGCGGAGCGTGTCCGTCCAGAACGACGCCCCGGTATTGCCGATGCCCGCGTACACCCGGTTGACGAGCGCGAAATAGCTAAGGCTGGCGACGACACCGATGAAACCGATGCCGAAGGCGAAGGGACCGACGTACGACTGGAGGAGGGGGTACGTAAGTACCAGGAGGACGGCCAGCACCGCGACGAACGCACTGTTGAAGACGACTCCGAGCCCGAAGTACTCGCTGACGGGAGTCTCGACCTCGCTCACGCGCTTCTTGATGGCGCCGTTCACTCCGCTGGATATCTGTGCGACGAGGTTCGCCGCCGCGAGCAATGTGTAGTAGCGCCCGACACCGTTGACCCCGAGCACCCTGGAGAAGATGACGACGCCTAGGAAACCCGTCGCCGCGAGTGCGAACTTGGCGATAATGGCGATGAGCGCCTCACGGCTCATGCTCAGATCCGCGGTGCTGTCAGACATCCTAGTCGGAGATCACTCGATGTACCCCAGATCGGCGAGCCGCTCCTCGACGGCTTCGTCGCGCTCGGTCTGAGAGGTTTCGTCGGCTGTGCGGAGCCGCGGACGCGGGACGTCCGTCGGGGACATCGTCTCCACGGCACGTTCTTCGGCGAGGAGGTCGTGCCTGACGCTCCCGTCGAATGTCGGGGACACCGGTTCGCACAGCACGTGCATCAGCGTCGGGAGGATGTCGACGATGGAGAGCCCTTCGACGGTCTCGTCGGTGCAGAACGCCGGTCCCTCCGCGGCGATCATACCGCGGTAGCGGTGGTTGTAGTTATTCGTCTGGCTCACGGGCTCGTCGGTCGGCGAGTCGAGCATCGTCGGATAGCCGCCGGGGGCGGGGCGGGCGATGACGTCGGGAGCCCACTCGCCGGGATCAGCGTATGCCTCCTCGGCGAACAACACGTCGCGGAACGCCGGCTCACCGTCCGGACCGGTTATCGTCGCCAGTTCCTCCTTGAGTTCTCGTTTCAGTGCTTCCGGGTCGTCGACGTTCGGTTGGTCGAACCGGTCGTCGTTGATGAACAGACAACCGTAGCGCAGCTCCCAGGCTCGGGAGTTCGGGTAGTCGACCTCCGACTCGGCGGCCTCCTGGAGGCTCTGTCCGACGCTGGTGCCGATGATGTAGTTGTACACACGCC
Protein-coding sequences here:
- a CDS encoding oligosaccharide flippase family protein; this encodes MSDSTADLSMSREALIAIIAKFALAATGFLGVVIFSRVLGVNGVGRYYTLLAAANLVAQISSGVNGAIKKRVSEVETPVSEYFGLGVVFNSAFVAVLAVLLVLTYPLLQSYVGPFAFGIGFIGVVASLSYFALVNRVYAGIGNTGASFWTDTLRSLLTLAAQVVLLWLGWHVLGLLIGFVAATAATAVVVYLLLRLRPAIPSRETVSRTYEFARWNVPNGLLQNMYSRLDVLLLYAIVGSSAVGLYEPALRLTIPATFISASIGDSLVVKASGLHSIDRDVVDDLKNAVSYTCLLSIPIFFGVVAMPAELMTVVYGPDFAAGAAALVGLAAFQLFNTLRQPFAMVINGIDRPDLQFRVKFLVLVIHAPLAVGLGLEYGLLGVIAATVATEIVRVCLYLYAARKLFEEIVLTWQLGKQLLSGVVMFVVVAWLVDAVGVTGWVSLIGVVGVGAAVYFAALGIISAHFRSTLGHAFTNAVPEERQFW